The Citrobacter telavivensis DNA segment CAGCACTACAAACATTTGGGTGGATACTAAATCACGTCTACTGCTTGTTGAGACCACCAGCCATAAAAAAGCAGATGATGTAACAGCTTTGCTACGTAAAACTATTGGCTCACTTCCAATTATCCCATTCACGCTGGAAACGCCGGTAGAACTGACGTTAACAGAGTGGGTCAAAACAGGAAGTCTGCCGCCTGGCCTAGCTTTATGCGACGAAGCCACGCTCAAAGATGTGCTCGAAAACGGGGGGGTCGTTACAACAAAACGCCAGGATTTGATATGTGATGAGATCGCTCATCACATCGAGGCCGGAAAGCTTGTGACAAAGGTTGCACTGGGCTGGATGAACCAGATGTTTTTCATCCTGAATGACAATTTCATCTTTTCACGACTGACCTTTACGGAAGAACTTATTGAACAGAACGATGACATTTCGCCAGAAGATCACGCCCAAAGATTTGATGCCGATTTCGTTTTGTTTACCTCTGTTGTTATGGAGGTTCTGGACACAATGATAAAAGCCCTCGGGGGTGAAAGCCCAGGACTCATCACAACGCCGTCAGACGAACAACAAGGTGTCGCGGCAGAAGCCAAACAACCAGAAAAAACCTTCCATTAAAGGGCTGAGAGATGATTACAGCTACAGAACTCCAAGAGTTATCACGCCAGGTTGAAAATGCTAACATTGCCCGAGCCCTGGCAGTTAA contains these protein-coding regions:
- the rdgC gene encoding recombination-associated protein RdgC, whose product is MSQFKPKSLVVYRIQKALELDKLDEQLSELKYTPCGPNDMARSGWIPPLGEDVELLKHESNNLILLTVKHESKILPPATIKEIVRTRVQKLEKEQNRRLKKMEIQAVNDAVLAELIPKAFSKYSTTNIWVDTKSRLLLVETTSHKKADDVTALLRKTIGSLPIIPFTLETPVELTLTEWVKTGSLPPGLALCDEATLKDVLENGGVVTTKRQDLICDEIAHHIEAGKLVTKVALGWMNQMFFILNDNFIFSRLTFTEELIEQNDDISPEDHAQRFDADFVLFTSVVMEVLDTMIKALGGESPGLITTPSDEQQGVAAEAKQPEKTFH